The genomic segment TTAGAGCTTATCATCATCGAACCTCATGAAATTTTACGCAAAAAACAGCTTGAAACCTTTAAAAATCGCTTTGGTGACGAGGTTAGAGTAGAGCACTATGAAAATTTGGGCGAGTGCTCGTTTGATGAAATTTTTGTCATCTCAAATGAGCTACTTGACGCATTTAGTTGCGAGGTGATAGATGGGCAAAATATGCTTTTTGTGGATGATGATCTAAAATTTCACTGGCAAAAGGCGGATCAAAATTTACTAGCTCTTGCAAAAAAATTTGGCATAAAAAAGGGCGAGATATCAACTAGCTACGCTAAATTTGCGCTCCAGCTTGCAAATGCGGCAAAAAAGGTGAGATTTTTAAGCTTTGACTACGGCGAATTTGAGCCAAAAAATGAGTTTAGCCTAAGGATTTTTAAAGACCATCAAGTATTTTCTTTATTTGAAATTTCAGACCTTGAGCCATATTTTAAAAGATCGGATCTAACATATAGTCTTTGCTTTAAGCAAGTAAAAGAGGCTTTTTTTGAGGCTGGCTTTAAGATGCTTAAATTTAAAAAACAAAACGAGGCTTTAGTTTGCGATCTTGGTGTGGATGAAATTTTATCTTTGGTGCTTGAAAAGGGTAGCAAGCAAGCCTATGAAAATGCAGCCAAACAGGCGAAATTTCTACTCTCGCCCGAGTTTTTAGGCGAGAAGTTTAAATTTATAGAGTTTTTAAAGAGCTAGCCTAGCGATATTGGCAAAACTCGCCTCGCAAGCCTTTAAAAGATCGTTTGGAGCTATCTTTATCTGTTTGCCTCTTACTCCAGCACTTACTAACACGTATTCTTGCTCTTTTGCACGTTCATCGATAAATGTGGCAAAGTGTTTTTTCATAGCAAGCGGTGAGCAGCCGCCCCTAATGTAGCCAGTGATCTTTTCTAAGTCTTTTAAATTTATAAGCTCGCAGCGTTTGGCGCCACACGCGTGAGCAAGTGCTTTTAGATCAAGCTCCAAATCGCCCTGCAAGCAAGCAACAACGAAATTTTTAGGCTCACACTCACAAACGATAGTTTTATAAATTTGCTTTATATCTTGCTTAGTGCTAGCTGCTACGTGGATGGCTGAAAGATCGTTTAAATCAACTTCATACTCTAAAATTTCATAATTAATTTTTAGCTTGTCTAAAGCTCTAGCAGCATTTGTTTTATGTATCATTTTTTCTCATTTTTGCGAATTTTTTGTATAATTATAGCCAAAACTTAAAGGAGGAAAGATGGCTGAAGAAGTTGAAGAGAAAAAAGCAAAAAAAGGTGGCAATGGTGCATTAATGATAATTATCATTGCGATATTTGTTTTGCTACTAGTTATTGGAGGGCTAGTCGCGTTTTTGATGCTTAGTTCTGACGAGCCAAAAGAGGCAAACATGATGCAAGCACCAGCTCAGACTCAAACGCAGTCCATGCCAGCTCAAAATAAGGCAAAGCATGGTAGCAACGACTATTCAAATATGGGACCGATATATCCGCTTGATCAGTTCATTGTAAATTTGCTTAGTGAAAATGGCTCAAGATTTCTTAAAACCAAGATTGATATGGAGCAAAGCGATGAATTGCTAACTCCTGAGCTTGATAAGAAAAAAGCACTTTTAAGAGATATTATCATCAGAACACTTTCATCAAAAACTTACGAAGAAGTAAGCACCGCAAAAGGCAAAGATAGGCTAAAAGACGAGATCGTGGGTAAGCTAAATGAAGTGCTAAATGATGGCTACATCAAAAACATATTTTTTACTGATTTTGTGGTGCAATGATAGGTATTGATATCATTAAAATAGATAGAATTTCTAGACTTAAAGCTCGTTATGGCGAGTTTTTTTTAAAAAAATTTCTTAGTGATGACGAGATCGCGCTAGCAAAAAATGATGCGACTTTGGCTGGATTTTGGGCGGCCAAAGAAGCAGCTAGCAAAGCCCTTGGTGTGGGCATCAGCAAAGAGTGTGGTTTTTTAGACATTGAGCTTAGCAAAGACGCAAAAAATGCACCAAAGATAAAATTTAGCCCAAAAATTTATACAAATTTTAATATCAAAGAAGCAAGCCTTAGCATAACTCACGATGGCGGATTTGCCGTAGCTGCAGTGATGATTGTCTAAAATTTATGCATTTTTACAAAGCTTTTTAATATCTTTTAACTACTTCTGATAAATTTAAAAAACGTATTTTTATAAAATTTTTTAAAGAAAAGACGATATCTTTAATCAAGATTTAATGGAGCTAAAGAAACTAAGGATAGTAAAATGCAAATTTCTAATAACCTCTCAACTACTAACTATCTCTCAAGAGAAAACATAGCAAGAGAGATGGGATTTAAATTTAACGATATAAACGAGATACTTAGTAACGATATGGGTCATGGCATGACATTTCCTAAGTATATGAGCCTAGACGATAAAGCTAAAGCAAGGGAATACGACAGATATGATCACTCACTTACTGGCTTCGTAAAAGGTGAAGGAGAGGCGAGAGTAAGCATACTTGGCAAGCTAATGGGCTATGACGACGCTTTTTCAAAAGATAAGATAGATGAGCTAAAGAAATTTATAGATGATAGCGGTGCTTTGGGGCTTGAGAGAGCTTTTGGTGACTCAGAGACTTTATCTGTTAACGAATTTATAAAAAGATATACCAGAAAGCATGGTTTCTCTGACTTTACCTTTGGTGGAACAAAAACAGCTGAACTGCTTGATAGCGATATGAGCGTTGATGAGTTTAAAGCTAATTGGACTAAATTTGCACTAAAGAAGCGCTTTGGTTTAGAGCTTGACGAGGAGCTAGCAAAGGAGACTATAAATTCCATCAATGATCTTGAAACACAAAACGAAGAAGATAAGAAAGAGAAGAAATTTACACCTATACAAGTTACTAAAAAATCTCACACCTATAAGCTTGAAGCCGATGAGAGATTTAAAGAGCTTTATAAATTTATAAAGAGTGAATTTGATAATGGCAAGAGCATGTTTGAAATTTTAGAAAAAGTGGCAAAGCTTAAAGTGGATAAGAGGGCATAGGTATTTTATAAGCAAAGAACGGAATTTTTATAATTTAAATTTCAAAGAAAAAGCATAGATATCCTAAG from the Campylobacter concisus genome contains:
- the fliL gene encoding flagellar basal body-associated protein FliL is translated as MAEEVEEKKAKKGGNGALMIIIIAIFVLLLVIGGLVAFLMLSSDEPKEANMMQAPAQTQTQSMPAQNKAKHGSNDYSNMGPIYPLDQFIVNLLSENGSRFLKTKIDMEQSDELLTPELDKKKALLRDIIIRTLSSKTYEEVSTAKGKDRLKDEIVGKLNEVLNDGYIKNIFFTDFVVQ
- a CDS encoding SAM-dependent methyltransferase yields the protein MKFSEFFDIWVNENYYKFGVDIGKKGDFYTNVSVGYLFGACLANYFIKLLKNGEISSSCKVVEIGANSGEMLADFAQGIFTLEPEILSNLELIIIEPHEILRKKQLETFKNRFGDEVRVEHYENLGECSFDEIFVISNELLDAFSCEVIDGQNMLFVDDDLKFHWQKADQNLLALAKKFGIKKGEISTSYAKFALQLANAAKKVRFLSFDYGEFEPKNEFSLRIFKDHQVFSLFEISDLEPYFKRSDLTYSLCFKQVKEAFFEAGFKMLKFKKQNEALVCDLGVDEILSLVLEKGSKQAYENAAKQAKFLLSPEFLGEKFKFIEFLKS
- the ybaK gene encoding Cys-tRNA(Pro) deacylase, which codes for MIHKTNAARALDKLKINYEILEYEVDLNDLSAIHVAASTKQDIKQIYKTIVCECEPKNFVVACLQGDLELDLKALAHACGAKRCELINLKDLEKITGYIRGGCSPLAMKKHFATFIDERAKEQEYVLVSAGVRGKQIKIAPNDLLKACEASFANIARLAL
- the acpS gene encoding holo-ACP synthase; the protein is MIGIDIIKIDRISRLKARYGEFFLKKFLSDDEIALAKNDATLAGFWAAKEAASKALGVGISKECGFLDIELSKDAKNAPKIKFSPKIYTNFNIKEASLSITHDGGFAVAAVMIV